DNA sequence from the Streptomyces cinnabarinus genome:
GATACGCCTGACCTGCGTTTCCGTACCCCCGCCGCCCATCGCATGCCCCGGTTGGCCAGCGTCGCGTACCCGATGCCGAACAGGAGGGAGGCGAGCAGGGCCAGCCAGCCGGAGAAGTCGTCGATCAGGGGGTAGATCTGCCAGTGCGTCAGGTAGATGTACAGGGAGCTGCTCGCCAGGACCCCGGCCGCGGAGTTGATCCACCCGCGGCTCGGCAGCCGGCGCACCCACACCAGCAGGACGAAACCGGCCGCGACGACCGCGTCCCGGAACGGTTCGCCGGGGAAGAAGCCCGGGATCGTGGCCAGCGCCACCACGGTCACCAGAACGCGCTGCCGCGTGCTGTCCGCCTTCGCCGCCGCCCAGCCCAGCGCGAACAGCCAGAAGATGACGACCGCGGAGGGGACATGGCCGAGGTCCTGGAGTCCGGGCAGGTCGTAGCGGGTGACGAGGCCCAGCGCCGCGATCGACATCGGCAGCGCGAAGGGGAAGCGTCGCTCGGCGCGGTCCACCGCGCGCAGACCGAGCAGGGCGATCGTGCCCACCAGGATGTACGTCAGCGCCTCGATGAACCAGAAGTGCATGGCCGTCTCGCTGTCGTGCGGCCCGAGGACGCTGTGCAGCAGGAAGAGGTTGGAGAGGCCGTAGTCGTCGGTGAGAGGGACGACGAGGGCGATCCAGGCCAGGCTCGGCAGCACGATCCGGGCGATGCTGCGCAGCCCGTGCCGGACCCGCTCGCGGCGCTCCGCGGACGGGGTGAGGTGGAAGCGCGCGAGGTTGTACCCCGCCAGCGCGAGCAGGAGATGGGCGCCGCCCTTCACGTAGATGACATGGATGTGCGAGCCGACGATCAGGACGATCGCCGCGGCCCGCAGCGCGATGCCCGTCTCCAGTGCGCGCTTGCGTGACGGTGCCGGCGGCTCGGGGCGGCGGAGGTCGCGGATGGGAGTGGTGTGCCAGTCGGGGGGCAGGTGGCCGAGGGTCTCCTCCAGGTTCAGCGACATCTCCACGTACGACAGTGAGTCGCCGCCCAGGGAGACGAAGCTGTCGTCCTCGGTGACGTCCGGCCGGTCGAGGATCCGGGCGTACAGCCGGCGCAGGTCGGCGGGCGCTTCGGGCGGGGGACCGGCGTCGCCGCCCAGCCTTCGTACTGCCTGGTAGTCGGGCTTGCCGGTGGCCAGTCTGGGCAGTTCGGGCAGGACGTGCACGGCCACCGCCCGGGGCGGGAGACCGTACTCGCCGGTCACGGTGCGGCGGATCGTGTCCGCGTCGGCCGGACCCGTCACCGCCACCAGCAGGACGTCGTCGCCGCCCGCGCACAGCGCGCTGTGGCCGCGCCGCCGCAGCAGTGACTCCACGCGCTCCGGGTCGATCCGCAGACCGGCGATCTTCGCGAAGCGGCTGCTGCGGCCGACGATCTCGTACAGCCCGTCCGGTGCGCGCCGGGCGATGTCGCCCGTGCGCAGGGCGTCGGTGGTGCGGCCGAGGGCGAGGTCGGCGGGGCGCTCGGCGTAGCCCAGCATGACGTTGGGGCCCGAGAAGACCAGCTCGCCCGTGTCCTCGTCCGGCCAGTCGGGGTGCGGTTCCAGCTGAAAGGAGCCGCCGGGTACGGGGACGCCGATCGCCTCGGGGCGGGTCGCGGCGAGGTGCGGCGGCAGATAGGCCATGCGGGCGGTGGCCTCGGTCTGGCCGTACATCACGTACAGGTCCCAGCCCTCGCGCCGGCCCAGTTCGGCGTAGTGGGCGACCCGGTCGGGGGCGAGGCGGCCGCCCGCCTGGGTGATGTAGCGCAGATGGGGCAGCGGCAGGTCGGCGAAGCCGATCCGGTCCAGCAGGTCGAAGGTGTACGGGACCGCGGCGAAGGTGGTGGCGCGGGCGGCGCGGAAGAGGTCCCAGAAGCCGGCGTCGGCGACGGAGCGGTCGGTCAGGACCAGTCCGGCACCCCGCAGGAGATGGCTGTTGACCACCGACAGGCCGTAGCAGTAGTGCAGCGGCAGCGTGGTGGCGGCGCGGTCGTCCTCGCGGATGCCCAGGTAGTCGGCGATGGACTCGGCGTTGGCCTGGAGGTTGTCGTACGACAGCCGGACCAGTTTGGGCGAGCCGGTGGAGCCGGAGGTGCTCAGCAGCAGCGCCAGGTCGGGGTGGAGGTCGTGCGCGGAGACCGCGCGCCGTTCGTCCAGGCGCAGCCCGCCCGAGGTGTCGGTGCTCACCACGATGTCGGGGTCGTAGGCGGCGGTCAGGGACCGTACGGCCGCGGCGTTGTCGCCGGGGACCAGCAGGACCGGGTGGCCGGCGCTGAGCGCGGCCAGGTAGGTGACCAGCACATCGGTCGTGTGGGTGGCGGCCAGCAGCACCAGGCGCCGTCGGCCGCCGAGGCGCGCGGCCGTACGGGTGACCTTTTCGGCCAGCCGGCGATACGACAGTTCGCCGTCCGCGGTGACCAGGGCCGTACGGTCGCCGTGGGCGGCGAGGCGTGTGGCGAACCGGGCGGATGTGGCGCCCGGGACGTCGGGCAGCAGGTCGGAGGGGGTGAGCACAGGCGCATATTAGGTTTGCCTTACCTCAAAGGAAAGACACAGAAGCATCACGGGCGATGCATGGGTGGCGCACAGGTGCGTGGCGATCCGGTCGAACAACGCTCGTTATCAAGCCGTTCTTGACGGTGAGGTTAGCTTTACCTTATTCATGGCTCGTTCACAGCTTTCTCCGCGGCACCGCTCCCTCCGCTGTCTGGAAGGCATCGCCCCCGCTGTCAGGAAGGCATCGCCATGCGACGCTCCTCGGTCAGACGTCTCGCCGTCCCCGCCCTCGCCCTCGGACTCCTCGCCCCCGCACTCGCGGCGTGCAGCGACGAGCCCGCCGACCTGGTCATCTACTCCGGCCGCAACGAGGACCTGGTCGACCCGCTGCTGGACAAGCTGGAGGAGGCGCTCGACGCCAACGTCGAGGTGCGCTACGGCGACAGCGCCGAGCTCGCCGCCCAGATCCTGGAGGAGGGCGACAAGACCGAGGCGGCGTTGTTCTTCTCACAGGACGCCGGAGCACTCGGCGCCCTGTCGAAGGAGGGCGCGCTGACGGCGCTTCCGCAGCCGACGCTGGAGAAGGTCGAGGAGCCCTACCGGGGCGGCGAGGGCGACTGGGTCGGCGTCTCCGGACGCGTCCGGGTCCTCGCCTACCACCCGGAGAAGGTCACCACCCCGCCGGACAGCGTGCACGAGCTGACCGGGCCGGAGTGGAAGGGCAAGATCGGGTTCGCCCCGAACAACGCCTCCTTCCAGGCCTTCGTCACCGGCATGCGGGTCCTCGAGGGCGACGACGCCACCCGGGAGTGGCTGAAGGACTTCAAGGCCAACTCCCCGAAGACGTACGAGAGCAACATCGACATCCTGGAGGCCGTGGACGCCGGGGAGGTCTCCGCCGGGCTGATCAACCAC
Encoded proteins:
- a CDS encoding AMP-binding protein, with protein sequence MLTPSDLLPDVPGATSARFATRLAAHGDRTALVTADGELSYRRLAEKVTRTAARLGGRRRLVLLAATHTTDVLVTYLAALSAGHPVLLVPGDNAAAVRSLTAAYDPDIVVSTDTSGGLRLDERRAVSAHDLHPDLALLLSTSGSTGSPKLVRLSYDNLQANAESIADYLGIREDDRAATTLPLHYCYGLSVVNSHLLRGAGLVLTDRSVADAGFWDLFRAARATTFAAVPYTFDLLDRIGFADLPLPHLRYITQAGGRLAPDRVAHYAELGRREGWDLYVMYGQTEATARMAYLPPHLAATRPEAIGVPVPGGSFQLEPHPDWPDEDTGELVFSGPNVMLGYAERPADLALGRTTDALRTGDIARRAPDGLYEIVGRSSRFAKIAGLRIDPERVESLLRRRGHSALCAGGDDVLLVAVTGPADADTIRRTVTGEYGLPPRAVAVHVLPELPRLATGKPDYQAVRRLGGDAGPPPEAPADLRRLYARILDRPDVTEDDSFVSLGGDSLSYVEMSLNLEETLGHLPPDWHTTPIRDLRRPEPPAPSRKRALETGIALRAAAIVLIVGSHIHVIYVKGGAHLLLALAGYNLARFHLTPSAERRERVRHGLRSIARIVLPSLAWIALVVPLTDDYGLSNLFLLHSVLGPHDSETAMHFWFIEALTYILVGTIALLGLRAVDRAERRFPFALPMSIAALGLVTRYDLPGLQDLGHVPSAVVIFWLFALGWAAAKADSTRQRVLVTVVALATIPGFFPGEPFRDAVVAAGFVLLVWVRRLPSRGWINSAAGVLASSSLYIYLTHWQIYPLIDDFSGWLALLASLLFGIGYATLANRGMRWAAGVRKRRSGVSCGHA
- a CDS encoding iron ABC transporter substrate-binding protein — its product is MRRSSVRRLAVPALALGLLAPALAACSDEPADLVIYSGRNEDLVDPLLDKLEEALDANVEVRYGDSAELAAQILEEGDKTEAALFFSQDAGALGALSKEGALTALPQPTLEKVEEPYRGGEGDWVGVSGRVRVLAYHPEKVTTPPDSVHELTGPEWKGKIGFAPNNASFQAFVTGMRVLEGDDATREWLKDFKANSPKTYESNIDILEAVDAGEVSAGLINHYYWYEKAAEEGEDKLTAKLHFLPGGDPGGLVNVAGVGLLKGADAKEADYAQQAADFLLGEEAQSYFAEETKEYPLAAGVAPAEGLPALDSLQAPKINLGELDSLKETLAMLQETGLV